One genomic region from Nilaparvata lugens isolate BPH chromosome 3, ASM1435652v1, whole genome shotgun sequence encodes:
- the LOC111045306 gene encoding uncharacterized protein LOC111045306: MYHGAKTKVRSPAGIGEEFSVEVGVHQGSALSPHLFNLFSPLLVMGYLTNEIQHPAPWDILYADDIVLKRKPPEELQQSLDLWRASLEAALETMMIRRRRTYTCKVLHSQ; encoded by the coding sequence ATGTACCATGGAGCTAAAACAAAGGTCAGGAGCCCGGCTGGAATTGGTGAGGAGTTTAGTGTGGAGGTTGGGGTTCATCAGGGTTCAGCCCTGAGCCCACACCTCTTCAACCTCTTCAGCCCACTCCTCGTCATGGGCTACCTCACTAATGAAATTCAGCATCCAGCACCTTGGGACATTCTGTATGCGGATGACATTGTTCTCAAAAGAAAACCGCCAGAAGAATTGCAACAGTCTCTTGATTTGTGGCGTGCCAGCCTGGAAGCAGCTTTGGAGACAATGATGATCAGGCGCAGGCGCACATACACTTGCAAGGTACTCCACTCCCAGTAG